A window of [Clostridium] innocuum genomic DNA:
GACATTTTGCCCCTGCTCCAATCATCACCCGATCTCCCAGCGTAGGGTGCCGTTTGGCATGCTGTTTACCCGTCCCCCCCAGCGTTACACCGTGATACAGCTGACAGTCATCTCCGATGACGGCAGTCTCTCCGATGACAACCCCCATTCCATGATCAATCAGCAGACCTCTGCCAATCGTTGCCCCCGGATGAATTTCTATCCCTGTCCAATGCCTGGCGATGTTGGAATTCAGCCTTGCCAGAAAAAACAGATGATGCTTGTACAGGAAATGAGAAACCCGATGAAAGGCCAGTGCACGGATATGCGGATACAACAACAGAATTTCCAGCTTGGAATGCGCTGCCGGATCGTTTTGCAGGGAGCGGTTGAGGTTGT
This region includes:
- the cysE gene encoding serine O-acetyltransferase, whose protein sequence is MFRVLKDINHNLNRSLQNDPAAHSKLEILLLYPHIRALAFHRVSHFLYKHHLFFLARLNSNIARHWTGIEIHPGATIGRGLLIDHGMGVVIGETAVIGDDCQLYHGVTLGGTGKQHAKRHPTLGDRVMIGAGAKCLGNITIHDDAKVGANAVVISDVPAGSTFIGLAAKDKREKHCIFY